A genomic stretch from Kovacikia minuta CCNUW1 includes:
- a CDS encoding isochorismate lyase: protein MKTPDQCESMVDIRAEIDRLDRQVIALLGQRFAYVKAASKFKTSETTVRATERLQAMLQQRRVWAEEEGLDADVVEKMYQDLVNYFIDEEMKHWQQSEIK, encoded by the coding sequence ATGAAGACACCCGATCAATGTGAAAGTATGGTGGACATTCGAGCCGAAATCGATCGGTTAGACCGTCAAGTTATTGCGCTTCTGGGTCAGCGTTTCGCCTATGTCAAAGCTGCCTCTAAATTTAAGACGAGTGAAACGACAGTCAGAGCAACTGAACGCTTGCAAGCGATGTTGCAGCAACGTCGGGTCTGGGCAGAAGAGGAAGGATTAGATGCTGATGTGGTCGAAAAAATGTATCAGGATTTAGTGAATTACTTCATTGACGAGGAAATGAAGCATTGGCAACAATCCGAAATTAAGTAG
- a CDS encoding nuclear transport factor 2 family protein — translation MPDQPVPEIELLRAAYAAFNARDIDAVLALMTPDVHWPKAFNGGFARGTEAVRAYWTEQWSEINPHVEPVAFHPEDAGQVLVEVHQVVRDLAGAVLADEYVGHRFTIEHGLIQAMEVCSLSSSDLGA, via the coding sequence ATGCCAGATCAACCTGTACCAGAAATCGAACTGCTACGCGCCGCATACGCAGCCTTTAATGCGCGTGACATTGATGCTGTCCTTGCCCTCATGACTCCTGACGTGCATTGGCCGAAAGCATTCAACGGCGGTTTTGCCCGTGGGACTGAAGCAGTCCGCGCGTACTGGACGGAGCAGTGGAGCGAGATCAATCCACACGTTGAGCCAGTTGCCTTTCACCCAGAGGATGCTGGGCAGGTCTTGGTCGAGGTGCATCAGGTCGTGCGCGATCTAGCCGGAGCCGTGCTTGCCGATGAATATGTGGGGCACCGTTTCACCATTGAGCATGGCTTGATTCAAGCGATGGAAGTCTGTTCACTTTCATCGTCCGACCTCGGTGCCTAA
- a CDS encoding VOC family protein, which produces MEKPAKNTICLWYDGTAEDAARFYAETFPDSSVDAVHRAPGDFPSGKQGDVLTVEFTVMGIPCLGLNGGPAFKHNEAFSFQVATVDQAETDRYWNAIVGNGGQESACGWCKDKWGVSWQITPIALTNAIADPDPAAAKRAFEAMMQMKKIDIAAIEAAQRG; this is translated from the coding sequence ATGGAGAAGCCAGCAAAGAACACGATTTGCCTTTGGTATGATGGCACCGCCGAGGACGCGGCGCGGTTTTACGCCGAGACCTTTCCCGATTCGTCCGTCGATGCGGTACATCGCGCACCAGGAGATTTTCCCTCGGGGAAGCAAGGGGACGTGTTGACCGTTGAGTTTACCGTGATGGGAATTCCTTGCCTCGGACTCAACGGTGGACCTGCATTCAAGCACAACGAAGCATTCTCATTTCAGGTTGCAACCGTTGACCAGGCAGAAACCGATCGCTATTGGAACGCGATCGTCGGCAACGGCGGGCAGGAGAGTGCGTGCGGCTGGTGCAAAGACAAATGGGGAGTGTCCTGGCAGATTACACCGATCGCCCTGACAAACGCGATCGCCGATCCCGATCCTGCTGCCGCCAAACGTGCGTTCGAGGCGATGATGCAGATGAAAAAGATTGACATCGCTGCGATCGAAGCAGCACAGCGCGGTTAA
- a CDS encoding restriction endonuclease encodes MVLPPVTPRPDKLPLNDPNFSWDRFESFCLDFISQIPGVKNCHRYGTQGDSQKGIDVYAELTNGVTWAFQCKQYEKYTENKAKEVIQKATYPADRYILLLSCEATAKVRDAVSGSPNWDVWDVQDISQRVRNLPQDVAYRLINTHFGSTWSKEFLGLAESTEFISLNKCHDETSILLKKIQKAFEKDLATLNKNSGHPNGIALSKLAHLAIEEEGDFDVAIEAFMSLLRLAHEIRDKGLTGYVSGEKDASKLVIQPVNTTLQSANITNSATKVLKLFAKTDYELLRKANEKARLYSLIGDAQFSQLSNYSQIPHGSFGAVNTIWNSTCLELYLAGMELEAKEITRLMYNTLLGLAFVIHQRGISCPEAPKVMHKTISGERWIAPDQHKDLLPIISLANAIATLPIELFSYALEGFRYFTGIMPLQKISDTGKKLMDELEVVRRWAVIPGLAVVCGISLETQQDLETFNNELQAVHVSGNEISIKLVEYLLAERSLALKEDAWIGFDPSKVVNKLLSFS; translated from the coding sequence ATGGTTTTGCCACCCGTTACACCACGACCAGACAAACTACCTCTTAATGATCCTAACTTCTCATGGGATCGTTTCGAGTCGTTCTGCCTTGATTTCATATCACAAATCCCTGGGGTAAAAAACTGCCACCGTTATGGAACACAAGGAGATTCCCAAAAAGGAATTGATGTATATGCTGAGTTGACGAATGGAGTGACTTGGGCATTTCAATGCAAGCAATATGAGAAATACACAGAAAATAAGGCTAAAGAAGTCATTCAGAAAGCAACATATCCTGCTGATCGATATATCTTGTTGTTGAGTTGTGAAGCAACCGCTAAAGTACGAGATGCTGTTAGTGGATCTCCAAACTGGGATGTTTGGGATGTGCAGGATATTTCTCAAAGGGTAAGAAACTTACCCCAAGATGTTGCCTATAGGTTGATTAATACTCACTTCGGTTCTACATGGAGTAAGGAATTTTTGGGGCTCGCAGAATCCACAGAATTCATTTCATTAAATAAATGTCATGATGAAACATCAATTCTTCTGAAAAAAATACAAAAGGCTTTTGAGAAAGATTTAGCTACTTTAAATAAAAATTCAGGGCATCCTAATGGTATTGCTTTATCAAAGCTAGCCCATTTAGCTATTGAAGAAGAGGGCGACTTTGATGTTGCGATAGAAGCTTTTATGTCGCTTCTTCGTTTAGCTCATGAAATTAGAGACAAAGGTCTGACAGGTTATGTATCTGGTGAGAAAGATGCTAGCAAGCTAGTAATTCAACCAGTAAACACTACATTACAATCTGCCAATATTACTAACTCAGCCACCAAAGTTTTAAAGTTATTTGCAAAAACTGATTACGAACTATTAAGAAAAGCAAATGAGAAGGCAAGACTATACTCACTCATAGGTGATGCTCAATTTTCTCAACTCTCAAACTACTCTCAAATTCCACACGGTTCTTTCGGTGCTGTTAATACCATCTGGAATTCTACATGCTTAGAACTCTACCTTGCGGGTATGGAATTAGAAGCAAAAGAAATAACCCGACTTATGTACAATACTTTACTAGGATTAGCTTTTGTAATTCATCAACGGGGCATTAGCTGTCCAGAAGCACCTAAAGTAATGCATAAAACGATTAGCGGGGAGAGATGGATAGCACCAGATCAGCATAAGGATTTATTGCCCATCATTTCATTAGCAAATGCAATTGCAACACTACCTATTGAGCTGTTTAGTTACGCCCTTGAAGGCTTCCGATATTTCACTGGCATAATGCCTCTTCAAAAAATTAGTGATACTGGTAAAAAGCTCATGGATGAGCTTGAAGTGGTAAGAAGATGGGCTGTTATACCGGGCTTGGCAGTAGTATGCGGAATTTCGCTTGAAACACAGCAAGATCTAGAAACTTTCAATAATGAACTTCAAGCAGTACACGTATCTGGGAATGAGATTAGCATTAAGCTTGTTGAGTATCTCTTGGCAGAGCGCAGTTTGGCATTAAAAGAAGATGCCTGGATTGGCTTTGATCCTTCAAAGGTAGTTAACAAGTTGCTCTCCTTTTCATAG
- a CDS encoding ArsR/SmtB family transcription factor, producing MPNQSIQLDRVFYALADPTRRAVLERLSVGPAAVSELAQPFDMALPSFTQHLNVLSDCGLVQSQKTGRIRTYQLSPHALIAAEQWMVEQRHLWEARLNQLDSYLKQLKDNPDDSINASI from the coding sequence ATGCCTAACCAATCTATCCAGCTCGATCGCGTTTTTTATGCCCTGGCAGACCCAACCAGGCGTGCTGTCCTGGAACGGCTCAGCGTTGGACCTGCTGCGGTTAGCGAACTCGCGCAGCCCTTCGATATGGCATTGCCGTCGTTTACTCAGCACCTCAATGTTTTGAGTGACTGTGGATTGGTTCAATCCCAAAAAACAGGTCGCATCCGCACCTATCAACTCTCACCACACGCTTTAATCGCCGCTGAACAGTGGATGGTAGAACAACGCCATCTTTGGGAAGCTCGCCTCAATCAATTAGATTCTTATCTCAAACAACTGAAGGATAATCCCGATGACTCCATTAACGCATCAATCTGA
- a CDS encoding SRPBCC family protein — protein sequence MTPLTHQSDPQLDLMFERIVDVPPELVWAAWTTPEHLKHWFTPAPWKTIDCEIDLRPGGLFRTVMCSPEGQEFPNIGCYLEVIPNEKLVWTNALQPGYRPVIQSVEKNNGDFPFTAVLTLEPHEQGTKYSALVIHGNQEDCKKHEDMGFYDGWGKALDQLVAHMKQV from the coding sequence ATGACTCCATTAACGCATCAATCTGACCCTCAACTTGACCTGATGTTTGAACGCATCGTCGATGTTCCACCAGAACTGGTTTGGGCAGCCTGGACAACACCAGAGCACCTGAAGCACTGGTTTACTCCTGCACCCTGGAAAACGATCGACTGCGAGATTGACCTTCGTCCTGGCGGTCTTTTCCGCACCGTAATGTGTTCTCCGGAGGGGCAAGAGTTTCCAAATATTGGATGTTACCTGGAAGTCATCCCGAACGAGAAGCTGGTTTGGACCAATGCCCTTCAACCGGGTTATCGTCCCGTCATCCAATCAGTTGAAAAAAACAATGGTGACTTCCCGTTCACCGCCGTGCTTACGCTTGAGCCGCACGAGCAGGGAACGAAATATAGCGCACTGGTTATTCATGGAAATCAAGAGGACTGCAAGAAACATGAGGATATGGGCTTCTATGATGGCTGGGGTAAAGCTCTCGATCAGCTTGTTGCTCACATGAAGCAAGTTTAG
- a CDS encoding GPW/gp25 family protein: MLAGNNHQSHLGQGIAFPLRVNVQGSLQLSAATHNIEESIQIILRTQLGERVYRPDFGSRLSELTFAPMNTQTLLMLRLHVQEALTKWEPRIVVDDVRADPDPLRGRVDLTIAYHPRDSHETRSLVYPFYLLPNS, from the coding sequence ATGTTAGCAGGAAATAATCATCAATCGCATTTGGGACAGGGAATTGCATTTCCACTACGGGTGAATGTGCAGGGAAGTTTGCAGTTGAGCGCTGCAACACACAACATTGAAGAATCGATTCAGATTATTTTGCGCACCCAATTAGGAGAGCGGGTTTATCGTCCCGATTTTGGGTCACGCCTATCGGAACTGACATTTGCACCAATGAATACACAAACTCTGTTAATGTTGCGGTTACACGTTCAGGAAGCACTGACGAAATGGGAACCCCGAATTGTCGTCGATGATGTTCGGGCTGATCCCGATCCACTTCGAGGGCGAGTCGATCTAACGATCGCCTATCACCCCAGAGATAGCCATGAAACTCGTAGTCTGGTCTATCCGTTTTACTTGTTACCCAATAGTTAG
- a CDS encoding YkvA family protein has translation MIHRTLSGQAIGSTKPRSQVIDPGCWHPKEPPERSHHPSFQTPNLPAVNPPYGAQLGHYQLESLPSFPRTLFEFRKYDGAKALTAILLFLATVYFLFGFLGFLCDHTPWLKQLFQSSATIKTVPPTAWWQIWKPIGATVNHIASYVDLAFRLFVFLCTYCIAWATFDPRNIEGYVMGFFNTCLGLAYMLSPIDAIPDFVPVAGSLDDAVLGVGVLLLGLSSLYRNKLRDVKTKTILELIDDGNSQKALQMLLEDKGVRIKDKESQAATEK, from the coding sequence ATGATTCATCGTACACTGTCGGGACAGGCAATTGGTTCAACTAAACCCAGATCCCAGGTAATTGATCCGGGTTGCTGGCATCCAAAGGAACCGCCTGAACGATCGCACCACCCTTCGTTTCAAACCCCCAACTTACCAGCGGTTAACCCCCCCTATGGAGCGCAACTTGGACACTATCAATTAGAATCATTGCCAAGTTTCCCCAGAACCCTATTTGAGTTTAGAAAATATGATGGAGCAAAAGCATTAACCGCGATCCTGCTGTTCCTTGCTACGGTCTATTTCCTATTTGGCTTTCTAGGATTTCTCTGTGACCACACCCCCTGGTTAAAGCAGCTATTCCAGTCATCTGCGACGATAAAAACAGTGCCTCCCACTGCCTGGTGGCAGATCTGGAAACCGATCGGTGCAACGGTTAATCACATTGCCTCCTATGTTGATCTTGCCTTTCGGCTATTCGTGTTTCTCTGTACCTATTGCATCGCCTGGGCAACTTTTGACCCCAGAAATATCGAAGGCTACGTGATGGGATTTTTTAACACCTGTTTGGGGCTGGCTTACATGCTGTCTCCGATCGATGCTATTCCAGATTTTGTTCCCGTTGCAGGTAGTCTGGATGATGCGGTTTTGGGAGTCGGTGTGTTGCTGTTAGGGCTATCCTCGCTCTACCGCAATAAACTTAGGGATGTGAAAACCAAAACCATTCTAGAACTGATTGATGACGGCAACAGCCAGAAAGCATTACAGATGTTGCTGGAAGACAAAGGAGTTCGGATTAAAGATAAGGAATCTCAGGCTGCTACTGAAAAATAG